The stretch of DNA AGCAGCCCCTTCCCCATTTCGGCTATTCCTTTGTACAGCATGTGTGTTTCGAATTTTGGTggattggtgtggatcttggttggcctatggcccatagccacggttcgtACCATaccccaagatgtctagatcgtgccatggtcaatcaaatggccactggaacgacacgagacagcaaatgaaacacaacaccacacacgcatgcaaggtgttctcggttggagttttcGGGTGTTTTCTGAatggtgcgaattgtggcttgtctagggcccatagccatggttcaaatcatttcttgggatgttggtaagagtctctggtcggtggtacaagccccaatggccggtagtctcgaaaacgacacaaggaaagcaagtgcgcagctgctgtaattttgacagcaagtgtgctGTTGTTCTCAGgtgtcgtttgagttcttggttggcttttagcccatggcattggactggacagtgcctcatcgagttaggaagttcatgtttttggccgttcgtcattcggatcatttttgaggtcgtacgagaatttacggtgcgatgtgccaaattgactctcgagagagcgtttcatgttttggcctccattcacctaagattcgacatgcatcatttgaggagcattaattcatcattttaagcgtattttaatcatgaatatatgatgtttcagtgttggttcgggttggttcggagtcatgattaaatacgaagtcattaggcgcatttgtctcagtttttggtttttaattgcatggtttggtcaagtaaaaactattgcatatttttcatggcatatttaggttgcagcgagcctgagagcgatccaatccattcagtaaaattgttacaggatatttaattcagttatttaattatattacgtgcaaaaatacaaattttgagatttatgcgatatggcttgtggtcactttactatcatgattaaatcaggtcgccagttaccggtccgatcGTCAGTTACCGATTATGAGAACATTACtaagtccggtcgccagttaccggcccggtcgccagttaccggtcagttcagttgtttcacccagtactgtggcagtagtctgatcagacgtacattattaagtccggtcgccagttaccggtcagttcagttcagggaccacatgcgtagaccataatctcaccagaaaaattactacaggctatttcagtacagggctccaaggagcaaacattttcactatgattttcagttcagttatgcacgtattataattaatcatgacacgacatttttacgatatgcctcatgacatgatatttttcacttgcatgcaagcttactatttatttacttgttatttacgatatatgcatgttgagtctttagactcactagacttgattgttgtaggtactgatgatgtcgggaccgagggcggggaccagtgagccagctcgagtcggcagtagtaggacccgaggacctcagttcagcatttattattatttgatggctcaaacattttaattatcgttggaaaaactttttatttttatttcgaaaaatgttaattcttccgctgccattttaaacatcaaactttatgtatcagttcatttatgattgaggcaatttaattatttgaaaagaaaaattttaaattttccgcaattttccaagtaaggatttttaggcctcgacacatcaaacttaaattcccaaaaatttgctaactcaatgtttattcttataacctaactaactgatcaactttaccttaaatcgtcatcactttaaattcttaatttgccacaacattatttcactcacgcttaaattttcaagctcacgattgattcatcctacaatatCCTTAATTACCATTTATAACCCAGATTCTAAATGTTCTATATttccttcaagcctaaatcaccgaaaattcctatcttttaaaccattcaattctcacttactgttAAATAAGTTCCCaagtttcaaaaaaatttgtaaaaatgATTCTTACTTTTCTCGAAtattatccaatttgtccttaatctcgaaaattccacaattatcCATAAGTTCTTGGTGTTTCTAATTCCATTTTGTAGGCTCCCCGtatcataaagttcaataattttaagcttattaaacaaAATCATTTCCCATAACCTTGAAAAATTACTGAAttaacccaagtgttcctccaagttcgaatttaatcctcaaaaatttcggaatttgcaatttggcccttaaagttctcGAAAATTACAATTCTGACcttacaactcttcgaaatttgcattttttttcctataaaattttcgatttttgcctcattaaaacttaaaattctcaaaactcggaatttaatcccaaaatttggtaaatctcgaaaatagtcccttagaattttattttttgcactcagtcctcaaattattggttattacaattaggtccttaaagTTCTCAATTCATGcgattcaatccttaaatccaactaggtagagcatgcatcctaaataaattatacgtttttatacttccaaaaAGAGTCGTAGTTTTtgaatcattaatccttacatggaattctaaaaaaaattaactcaactatcAACCACGAGCCATCAGTAATTTCTTTGAAAATCTACAAGTCTCAAgagcattcataatcttcaaaattaacttatgatccaaaaagtagaacatcggtactactaaccaaaaatcaatatagacaATCCATTTCCAACCTTTCCTAATGCCCAAAAGCAAAATTCTtattcatgtccaattccacctcaaagccagcatgcatgaaaatcatataacttctcatttcatgtcgtaacatgcataaaaaaaatttaaagcatCTAATCTGAGAACATAACAACAGATAAACATGTCCCGTAAAACATGTCATGTACACCTGCAGGTGATAGcatcaaaaacatttaaaaccttaaaacttacagacttgaggcttgaagactgagcggcaaaagctggcggtggcacaaccatatacaggacccttgctctgatacaaactgtaacgtctaccgttttaaaagtgcgaaaatattttttttaaaaatcccaTTTTccaaataacatttaaatattttgcatggaGATAACCCTGCTGAAAaatatgtcatttaaaaataatcgtaaatatttgacaataaaaatataacagtTGAAAATATTGCCAACTCGGCCCACaatcatgcataaataaaataaacaagtaaaatccagAAAATCAATAGCGTATCATAAAAAAAGTGTAAACTGCTCGTGTCTACTCAAAGCTCATAAAATCATGATGTGCATAAaatatgcggtcctcgggtcatgtcgcCCCctcaggtctgcctactcagagttcggcacctccagtcctctCAATGTCAAGCTCACCTCCATcacacacgtctagtgagtctaaatactcaacatacTTGTACTAGAagtaacaagtacatatacatagcacacatcagtgaaaaatagcatactcaacatacctttcatgaactttaaaagcataatgtaaacgtgtcgtgtaaaatcatgacgtgtcaaaacagctcatcgttaatcatcattcatcattcatcgtttatcatttatcatttcctttgttgaattcagttcattagacgTGACTATCGTACATAATTCATCATTTACGATAGATCCATCatatacatagaaccgcggtacccggctgctgtcggacatcagtgacatgattacccatccactgtgcctaggcctcatcatcagcatttatatatacgtcttaaacatttacatatactccAATAGCCACAACCAATTCCCGTCATTCAAACATTACCATTTTCATcagttataaaaatcatgcaccaatacaatttttcttaaatccaagcatgcgacgtatatcttcattaaatcttaaaatcgtgatcatgatgcataaatatttaaaatatcataaatttgtgctcagggcgctgccaggaccaaaatctcaccccgggtgcaaaatgaccattttgccgcCCCCTGGAAACccgaaaattatcgtttcacccctggacccctaaaattgacccgaagcttacaaAACTCCTAAAATGTcgcaaaacatttttaaaagaattcctagacgtaaactcgagccaaaatcagaatttaaccgattcgttttaaaatttggaccggggtccggttttaactcgaaccgaaccgaaacttaaccaaaactttcccaacATTTTCCCATACCTTATAAACATCCAAAAGGttctaaaaaaatcaaaaccagACCCTTAGACGCTCGAATCATCCCCTAAATGGCTGctggaaattccagcaacttACAAGCTCGATCCTAATGCAACTCATACTTCAAGATTCGATCCTAGCTTGCACCTAACGTGACCGACCTACTCCTCAACCCCTCCAAGCCCACCTTGACATCTTCCTGGTCCCATAAACCTCACGGATCCAACCCCATGAACACCCTAGCACGCACGCACTCGGAACACAAGCATCACACACCCCACGCTATCCCCTTCACTTGATTGAGCACACAACCATACCCAGCTATGTTCGCACCCTTCCAGCCCACAGCTCAGCCCCCACCAGGATCTGGTCCAAGGTTAGGAAGGGTTCTTGCACCGCTGGGACGCTCACATCTCCTGAACCTAGCACTCCTCAATCTCGGCTATCAAGGTTCCCACCTAAGACCATCTCCAACCCAACACCATGTTGGTGTAATACTCCATCATAGTGTGAATTTTTCTTCTCCAACCCAACATCATTTTCTACTCCATTTTGGTGGTGTGCTACAGTATTGCACCAAATTTGGTGCAATATTGTAGCAACAGCGTAAATccctttttttttgtttttttttttttttttggtttttttatgTGATTAATTGAACATTGCACATACCCTCATACGAAATATTTTATAAGCAAAGTATTTCTAATTAAgtcaattaatatatatatatatatatataattatatttatttaattattttatcatatgtatatatgtttaaAATGAATTTATCCTATCAAAATTAGCAATTATTATcttatattattttatgcaattataattaattaattaattatggtgttttttattttaattgttattGTAATATATTTAAAcctaattattaataaattaattatattatcatGTAAATTTGTAACCATTTGTTTTAAAAACTTTATTTATTCAATTATTACATTATTGAATGAAATAAACAAACATAATAAATCActttattattgaaaatgacattacaatacaacataaaataaaataagatcACTAATATTTAAGATACATAAACTTAAACAAgataataaacaataaaatattaaaaatcacaCCACAATACAACTAAATAAATTAGGATTACAAgcacataaattttaaaactctGGTAAGCTGGATCCAGATCCTCCAATATTTCTAAAATATTTGTCATAGTTCAGACTATCACGTGCACGTTTTCTTACTTCCCTCTCATTCAAAATTCTTGATTGTTCAGCCCGAAAGTTTTCACACAAAGATGGATCTTGAATAGAGTTGAGatcaatttctaaaattttgttttcttcCTGAAACTTTGTCAGATCCAACATTTGTCGATTTTGTTCTATTTTTGTTTCGTTTTGTTCCAATTTTCGTTCAGTTTGCTGCATACGTTTTAtctataattcatttttatgttCGCGATAAACATTTCCAGTTTGGAtaatttcaagaattttttcttGTCCTAATCTCATTGATTCAATTGTCTGAGACATATAttcatcttttttctttttcaattttGCTTTTTTAACTCCAATTGGTCGTTCTGACGAAGTACCAccaatattttcatcacttaagtTGATCTCAAACGGTGATAATCCAGGGGACGCTGCTTTGGGAGAATCCATTGCTTGTGTGTCTGATTGTGGAGATTCAAAAAATTCAATACCTCTTTGAATTGATGTCCGTGAGGGGTTTGATGAAGCTGCAAATTTCTCCATATCTTTCATAATAGACCATACATGATCAAACTTAAAACCTTTCTTAAAATTCGCATCATGTTTCATCAACTCTTTTGCACGAATTAGCTGTATataaaattaatgtaatattaaattatcaaaagtaatgataataatatataagtGCAGAtatttcattaaaaacaaaactCACAATATTCATTTCTGAAGCACCGCTTGGATGGAGTTGTTCAACTTGTTTGATGCATCCTTTTAATTTACTAATTGCCGCCAATATTAACCCCATACGAGATTGCACAGATCTTTTGTTACGAACTTCAGTCATGTCAGGTGCTTTGGAATTGTTGTAGCTTTGCTCGATACGACTCCAAAATTGATTTCGAGATTGGTTTATGCCTATGATAGGATCTTGGGAAATGTCTAGATAAATATGACAAAGGTGTATGTCTTCTTGATATGAATAAGAAGCAGTTCGTGCATTCGAAGACATTGAAACTAAAATTTGTTGAGCGATAAGTATAATATTTAGTAAATCGAGAATGTCAATTGTGACTCAATTCTGAAATAATGTTATATCTATTTATAGACTGAGTAGTGTTAGATGATATGAAGTTGATGGTTGTGATTGAATGAAATCTAATCCGACGGTATATAAATGTGATAAGATTTTCAAGATAcaagataaatattttatggtttcgATTGAAATAAATCTAATCCGACGGTAAATAAATCGGATAAGATTTCAAGTAGATATCTTTTGGTGGTGTGTTTGGTCTCTATTCATTAGGTCCGATCTTGATGATATCTGTTGCATTTGCTGTCCGTAACTACACGTAGAGGTAGGAAGAATGGTGCGGCTCCTGCCACCTCTGACGTCTACAATAACCATGAATTAATATATGTATGTAGAAATGGGCATGCATGCCAACAAAAGGTCAGAGGACAACATCAACATGGCACACCATTTGAGTCATCAAACACAAGATAAGAACAAAGAAATTGATACAATAATAGCAAGGAAAATGACGTGTCATTAAATGTAGAAATTAGGATAAAGATTATAAGGTGTTGATTGAAAGAAATCTAATCCGACGGTTAATAAATGGGATAAGATTTTCTGGATATAAGATAAAGATCACGTGGATGGATTTAGTTTTtctatataatataaatcatATGAAGATACATAAAGCATACTTACAGATTTACAACTATCACTAAACACcatgaattttcaaaattttcatttttttcattcaGCATCATCTAGTTCATCTGATGAATTTGATTCACAGGTTATAGATCAATTTGAGTCCATCAATGAAACAGAAAATTTATTAGGGAGTCTAGCCACCAATAACACCATTTTAGCGGCTTCATATCTCGAGCAACATGAATCTGAAGTCAAACACGGAGGGTCGATTCTCAGTCGTATTGTGATTCCGCGTGATCGAGAAATGGCTGATCGTAATCTATTCAACGATTATTTTGCTGAGAATCCAAGATACAATGAAGTAATGTTTCGAAGACGTTTTCGCATGTCACGAGGCCTTTTTCTCCGTATTGTCGATGCCGTGAAGAATCATGATCGTTTTTTCACACAACGGATAGATGGTCTTGGTCGACTTGGACTTTATACTAATCAAAAAATTACAGCTGCAATGCGGATGTTGGCCTACGGTACACCAGCGGATGCTGCAGATGAGTATATTAAAATAGGAGAATCGACTACAATTCAATGTCTTCAACGTTTTTGTCGAGACATTGTAGAGGTGTTTGCAGAGAGGTACCTAAGGTCACCTACCCACATTGATATTGAGAGACTACTACGTATTGGTGAAAAACGTGGATTTCCTAGAATGTTGGGAAGCTTGGATTGTATGCATTGGAGATGGAAAAATTGCCCAACAGCATGGGCAGGACAATATGCGGGTCGTAGTGGTTCTCCGACCATTATTTTGGAAGCTGTTGCTGATTATGATCTTTGGATATGGCATGCATTTTTTGGTATGCCAGGGTCTAACAATGACATCAATGTTCTCGAAGCATCCAATCTATTTTCAAATCTTGCACAAGGTATCGCACCTCCGGCTAATTACTTAATTGGTGGAAAAGAGTATCATCAAGGATATTACTTAGCTGATGGTATATATCCTAAATGGTCAACTCTTGTTCAAACTATTCATGATCCCCGCGatcccaaaaaaatattttgcaatGAAACAAGAGTCGTGTAGAAAAGATGTCGAACGTGCGTTTGGAGTACTTCAATCATGATTTGCAATTGTAGCATCTCCGGCACGTGCTTGGCAGAAGAAAGACTTGCAAGCTATAATGACTGCATGTATTATAATGCACAATATGATTATCGAGGATGAACGTGACTTGAATACACCAATTCAAGATGCGATGGAAGCACCAACTGCAAATGTGGAAATAGTTACGGATCAAAATATAAGATTTCAATGAATTTTTTGCTCGGTATAAAAAAAGTAAGGGATAGGGAGGCTCACTTCGCACTACGAGATGCACTAATCGATCATTTATGGGATTTATATAGTAATtccattaattaaaatttgaatatttgTGTGTCATTTCTATTTTATATGCATCATTTTAATATTGATTGTATGTTAGTAATTTATGttcaaattatttatatgtgtgattgaaatttttttcaaagattaattaattacattCAATTAAGTATTAAGcttaagtatttaaaataatgatattaaatactaaaaaattTTAAcgtaattcaaaaaaaattatttgattaaatttttaattcatGTATATTTATAATGAATTTCGATATATACATTATTTTAGATattaatgatattttaattattgtgtttaaaaatattttgtgaaataaattatttgttgtgaataaaataatagagaatattctgagaatattttttttggtaTAGAGTTTAGAGTTGATGGGTTGGAGATGAGTTTTAGATTTAGTGTAAGAATTACACTATTTTAAAGTTAGTGTGACACTAAGATAGTGTAATGGGTTGGAGATGGCCTAAACTTCAAAACCGTCGACCCTACTCACCAACAAGGACAAATCGCGGCCCCAGCATTCATGACAGCACCTAACCCCTTTCGCATGGGCCCTTAATAGCTTGAACATGGCAGCCCTTTGCACAACACACAAGAAAAACGTAGCCACACTCATAGAAATGACACACACATTAAATCGAAAAGATCTTTCATGGAAATGCTTAGATCGAAACTTTTTATGCATTAACACCATCATCAGTATATAACATGTGTATGATGCAAAAAAAATGGTACAAAGCGTGCCTTATAATGTAAAAACGAGAGAAGAATGAAGAGAGGAGCGTCGGAGATTGTTTTCCTTGAAGAAGATGCCATGGCCGAGATCTTCTTGAGGCTGCTGGTGAGAAAACTGAGAGGAGAAGAAGCTGATGGGTGGGTTTCGGCTGGTTGAgaattaggtttaggttaaataGTTGTTTAGGTCTTTAGTTATATAGATAATAATTAGTTAATGGGCCACAATtgcattttaaaacttttaaaagagttttaagcccaaaaaacttaaaagtaggcccattaaacccaaacacactccctaaaaatatttcatgttggaaagtttttgaaagtaTTAGTCGAACCCTCGAAAAGTCcaccgattcgataaaatttacgtaccgttaaaaattaaaatcttgcgggtaaaaatacccaataaaatctcatttttgaaaaatattcttaaaaacaccttatattagttaataaaaaattaatcatgtaataaaataattttcctgaaaattctccggtctccgttcatcGTTCGTgcacgaaatgcaacttaaaaatctttaatgcatgaacccttaaaatttcatgagataaattctaccatgcaatGATTatgaataaaatgcataaaaataattaaacccgtaagttaaataaaatcctagattgcatgaactttaaataaacaatGAATAAAAACACAATtattgaaataaacatgcatttaaagctttaaaacaatttaataaattaccaaagaaatttaataacttgcatgcatgtggttcacatggaccttcaaattttcgagacgttacaccccagttgctccatttttatttatcaattccttgataataagaacgtcagaactcaagtctgatagtacccaaccaatgaTGTTAAATGCTTAgaagcatcgcttacatgattccctaggtatcaaatgatattgcctgcaagaaccattacattatggttagcgtacagtacggtcccttcatctcatatatcccgaccgattcgacaattattagtatatcaagagttgtAAAAGAATCGATACtttgtgtcatgtcgtagttgcatcgatgatgtaatctaagaaacccctttcttaactACCACCAGCCTctaatcagagatttcaaactacatacacatgagatcacataggatatccatacccgaaggtaagtggtgaatcaccgactacaatgcatcgactcctatatgtttcaacAAAACATCCAACCTTGCCACCAGATGACCTCATATGagttggtaaacaagtcaaagtgtaattctagcatatagagtctcaatgttgtcacAGGTCATGAGGACTAATGGTCCACAaacataaactaggacgttttcactcgataaatgagaaccacttggaaagttttttatggagggttgttcagtgcactctacaaggagcacatatctgcatgctcggacatcacaatgtcccctaccaatgaaacatggtactcacatcgcagatactagtctcaaactcgagcggcctttatccaTCTTAgcagcggctgaatcgactaagaactgtttagaatatacatgtagaacccgtaaatcagtagacgtataagtcatgcataattctagatttttaaatttaattgacttcattgcatgattattttaaatgcatttatttgaagttaattattcattatttcagttcagtagtttgatttttagcatttcagttatttcagtgaggccggactggagttggagttttgagatagaatttaagatttgagaaatatttccagaagttaatttagctagcaagtaagttcatttaagttaaaaaaaagaagtttaaggaattatttaagttagttgaggattttaatttaaattattggaggtgattaagaaatgagctcatttaagttacttaattaaggggttagttcactaaattaattaaaggattagtaaggcttttaagggttattaaattactagataatcaattttccccctaccatttatcatgcattttcggccacacccctagaagaacaaactaggacttgccaactcacctttgacccattcttggttgattagcatgctaattcttttagctatttttccaccttaattaattaatactagaccactatcctaacccttgtttggcatgataaaatcggccactatagtgtagaaccacccaagagatcatttgatagcaattcaaaattcaaaattcaaatgcatgaagacttggtcttgatatgatcctatttttgtgcacccttctcctcaccttcataaccatcactcccccctccacctccaccgaaaataagaccccttttcagtagaaaaaacttgaataacagctagggagaaagggagaaaaatcgagagccaagaaaggtagagaagcaagccactccgtctcctccgcgccgtctcgtctcttcttttcgttttctttcgaaacgaaaccaggcatgtctagatttctttcaaacctcaatcaagtcatattatcatttatttttcagtacatgatcatgttttagcaagcaaaaaccgagatacatgtcaaaatattttggaacacacatgcagaatttcggctcttcatggcaagcttcacgatttcttttggtttgtgagtttcaggtattggatcgactccaggctcccaaggcggcttgtatacatgtagtaggatgcattaggaccatgttggtccatccaaaccagccccatgcttgctggaaaaccgaaatgacagcaagttccccataggtgcagaaatgtgattcgaaaattcagtttggatgtcaaggaggaaggatctgatcttggctgccccaagggcctatagccatggttggatcacttccctagcatgtctaagtcgTAACttagttgcccttttggtggcttggtccatggcccctcggtttttaatcaaaacgtgaaaacagcccctttccccattcggcttcttcatttgttcagcttttgatttcgttcatttgttgcttggtatggatcttggttggcctatgacccttagccacggttcatatcatgctcctagatgtctagatcgtgccatggtcaatcaaatggccactggaacgacgcaagacatcgatcatagcataaacactacacacgcatgcacgttgctctcggttggacccttcggttaagatttggtgtgatgcggattgtggctggcctagggcccttagccatggttcaaatcattctttgggatgttggtaagagtctctggttggtggttcacgcccctaatggccgatagtctcgaaaccaacgcaagtcttgtagtgcgcagctgctgtattttttgacagcaagtatgctgctgttcagaagcgtcgtttgagttcttggttggcttttagcccatggccttggactggacagtgcctcattgagttaggaaggtcatgttttcgaccgttcgtcatttggatcatttttgaggtcgtacgagaatttacggtgcaatgtgccaaattgactctcgaaagagcgtttcgtgttttggcctccattccacctagatttcgaccctatcattttaggaacattattttatgatttttcagcgtattttaatcatgactatacgtcggttcagtgtcggttcaggttggctcggagtcatgattaaatgcgaagttattaggcgtcatagtcgcatcttttgaacgtaaattgcatagttg from Primulina tabacum isolate GXHZ01 chromosome 3, ASM2559414v2, whole genome shotgun sequence encodes:
- the LOC142539129 gene encoding uncharacterized protein LOC142539129, with protein sequence MNFQNFHFFHSASSSSSDEFDSQVIDQFESINETENLLGSLATNNTILAASYLEQHESEVKHGGSILSRIVIPRDREMADRNLFNDYFAENPRYNEVMFRRRFRMSRGLFLRIVDAVKNHDRFFTQRIDGLGRLGLYTNQKITAAMRMLAYGTPADAADEYIKIGESTTIQCLQRFCRDIVEVFAERYLRSPTHIDIERLLRIGEKRGFPRMLGSLDCMHWRWKNCPTAWAGQYAGRSGSPTIILEAVADYDLWIWHAFFGMPGSNNDINVLEASNLFSNLAQGIAPPANYLIGGKEYHQGYYLADGIYPKWSTLVQTIHDPRDPKKIFCNETRVV